The following DNA comes from Chitinophagales bacterium.
AAGCTTTGCAAGTGGTGTGTGCCGTGTTGCTTACGGCAGAAAAAATAACCATGCACAATTTGCCCGACATACGGGATGTTAATTTTTTAATAAAGTTACTGAGTGATTTAGGTGTAAAAGTAGAGAAAATAAAAGAGGGAAGTTATACTTTTCAGGCTGATGATATAAATTTAGAATATCTCCATAGCGAAGATTTTAAAAAACAGGGAGGTTCGCTACGTGGCTCTGTTATGATAATGGGCCCTCTTTTAGCTCGCTTTAAAAAAGCTTACATTCCTAAACCCGGAGGAGATAAAATTGGAGCTCGTCCTTTAGACACACATTTTATAGGTTTTCAAAAACTGGGAGCTACTTTTAGCTACAATAAAGACGATAATTTTTATACCGTACTTGCCGAAAATTTAGAAGGTAGGTATATGTTGATGAACGAACCTTCTGTAACGGGAACTGCCAATATAGTGATGGCGGCAGTAATGGCAAAAGGAAAAACTACTATATATAATGCTGCTTGCGAGCCTTACCTACAACAACTATGTGGTATGCTAAATAGTATGGGAGCAAAAATAAAGGGCGTAGGAAGCAATTTATTAGAAATTGAGGGAGTTACAGAATTGGGCGGTTGCACCCACACTTTATTGCCTGATTTTATAGAAGTGGGCTCTTTTATAGGCTTGGCAGCTACTACGCAAAGCGAAATAACCATAAAAAACTGCCGTATAGATATGTTGGGACCTATTCCTGATGTTTTTAAAAGACTGGGCATACAAATGGAATTTAAGGGCGATGATATTTATGTGCCATCGCAGGGCGTGTATGAAATACAAAGAATGATAGACGGTTCTATACCTACCATTTACGATGCTCCATGGCCTGGTTTTACGCCCGATTTAATTTCAATAGTTTTGGTGGCAGCCATACAAGCTAAAGGCAGTGTTTTAATACACCAAAAAATGTTTGATGCCCGTTTGTTTTTTATTGACAAACTAAAGGATATGGGAGCTCAAATTATACTTTGCGACCCACACCGTGCCACCGTAATAGGTATAGAAAGAAAATACAAACTCAGAGGCATACAAATGAGCAGTCCCGATATTAGAGCAGGAGTAGCTTTATTAATTGCCGCACTTTCTGCCGAGGGGAAAAGTATTATTTCTAATATACACCAAATAGACCGTGGCTACCAAAATATAGATGGTAGGCTGAATGCTATAGGAGCAGATATTAAGAGATTGTAGGATGTTTGTTGTAGCTTAAACGCACAATAAGGCAAAAGCTGATATTGGGCTATTATCTACACCTAAACGGTATTACTAACGGGGTTAATTACCTCATTTCCAAATTATCATATCACCTAATTATTAATTACCTCATTTTAAAATTAATAAATACAGTATAAAATGTAATTTTGCACAAAATTAAGTACATTGACACTCGCAAATGTTTGATTTTAAAATATTCTATCGCGGAGCATTCATTTTAAGTTTGTTCGGTTTGTTGGCTTTTGTTTTTGATTTAGGGTTTTCAAACTCTCCTATGTCTCAAAAAATTTTAGAAGACATCTATTTTGTACTTTTAGGTATAGGTGCTCTTGCTATAATTTTAAGATATATAGAAAAAGGTTTTAAAGTTCCTAAAAAAGTACTCTTGTTTGATGCCTTTTATATATCCTTTGCAGCACTAATTTTTTATGATTTTTTAATTGCCGAAAATAGTTTAATAACACATCCACTACTGCAAAGTAGTGCCTGGATAAAACTTGCTGTTTTCTTGTTTTTTGTGCGTGAGTTTTTTGAAATTAGATTCAATTTTAAAAGAACAGTACTCAATCCAGCCCAACTTTTTGTACTTAGTTTCCTGTTTATAATTGTTTTAGGGGCATTTTTATTAATGATGCCCAATGCCACTAACGGGAATTTATCTTTTATAGATGCTTTATTTACCTCTACAAGTGCCGTTTGCGTTACAGGCTTAATTGTGGTGGATACAGCTACTTTTTTCACGGAATTTGGACAATTTATTATCTTAATACTTATTCAAATTGGCGGTTTAGGCATCCTTACTTTTGCCAGCTATTTCTCTTATTTTTTTAGGGGAAAATCAAGCTACGAAAACCAACTAACCCTCAGCGATATGACTAACTCAAAAAACTTGAGTGAAGTTTTTAGCACCTTGAAATATATTATCTTAATTACACTAACTATTGAATTTAGCGTAGCTACATTTATTTATTTTTCTGTTGAAGAAGTTGCTTTCCCTTCTTTTCAAAAACATGCTTTTTTTGCTTTATTCCATTCTATATCAGCATTTTGCAATGCCGGGTTTTCTACATTAACTAATAATTTATACGAAGACGGATTTAGATACAATTATTTTATGCAGTTAGCCGTAATTGCTGCCTTTGTACTTGGTGGTTTAGGGTTTCCTATTGTGGTTAATATTATGAAATTTGTTTCTTACCATGTTCGGAAACTAATAACTTTTGGTAAAAGTAAAGTAGTGTATAAACCTTGGATTTTAAACCTCAACAGCCGTATTACACTTATTACTACCATAGCACTAACAGTAATAGGTTTTATAGGTTTTTATGCGTTAGAGTATAATAATACCCTTGCCGACCATAGCGGATTTGGAAAAATAGTAACGGCTCTTTTTGGAGCTACTACTCCACGTACCGCAGGTTTCAACACTATTGATATGTCTAAAATGCTATTCCCCACCACCATGCTGGTGTTTTTATTGATGTGGGTAGGAGCATCGCCAGCTTCTACAGGTGGCGGTATTAAAACCAGTACATTTGCCATTGCTATTTTAAATTTTATAAGTTTAGCTAAAGGAAAAAGCCGAATTGAAGTTTTTAGACGAGAAATATCAGATATTTCTGTAAGTCGTGCTTTTGCCACCATAGCTCTTTCCCTTATGGTTATAGGCTTTGGTATTTTAATAATAACCATTAAAGACGGGCGTTTTGGACTGATGCACATAGCTTTTGAATGTTTTTCGGCATATAGTACTGTAGGCTTAAGTTTAGGAATAACGGGCGGATTAAGTACTTTAAGCAAAGCTGTTTTAATAGTTATAATGTTTGTAGGAAGGGTAAGTATGCTTTCCATTTTAATAGCATTGTTTAAAAAAGATAAATACAAAAATTATAGATATCCAAAAGAGGAAATTACCATAAATTAAAAAGTAATGAAATATATAATAGTTGGTTTAGGAAACTTTGGTGCATCATTAGCCCAAGAGCTTACCGAAATGGGACACGAAGTAATAGGCATAGACAGCAGAATGGCTAAAGTAGATACCTATAAAGAAAAAATATCGCATACTATATGTATGGATGCCACAGACGAATTTACTATGGCAGGCTTGCCCATTAATGACACAGATGTTTTTATAGTAGCCATAGGCGAAGACCAAGGTGCCAATATTATGGCTTCGGCTATTTTAAAAAACTTTAAAGTAAAACGTTTAATAAGCCGGGCTATAAACAATCTACATGAAAAAGTGCTGCACGCCATAGGCGTAGATGAAATAGTACACCCCGAACAAGAAACTGCCGAAAGATGGGCTAAAAAGCTGAACCTAAGAAATGTGGTGGACTCCTTTGAGCTAAGTGATAACTTTAGCATAATAGAAACCGAAGTTCCGTTAAATTTTGTAGGGAAAACCTTAGCCGAAGTTGATTTTAGAAAAAACTTTAACATTTTATTGCTTACTACCATTAAAAAAGAAGAAGTAAAAAGTTTAATAGGTAAAACCAGATTAGAAACTAAAGTGCAAGGTGTAGCTCAAAATAATATAGCTTTTGAAGAAAAAGATATTCTTGTTTTATATGGAAACAATAAAGATTTAGAAAGATTTTTAAAGAAAAAAAGCGAAGATTAAGCCTTTATTAAGCTCTAAAAATTTCAATATCCGTCTTTTGAGGCGTAAATATTTCTCCTCTGTGTTTTTTAGGCGAAAAACTTGGACAGTCGCATTTGCTACCCTTGCAAGCACTAAGAGTGCTTAATAAAGCTATAATTCCCACTATCATCAGTATTTTTTTCATAACAAAATGCTTTACTTTGTTTGTTAAACGAAATAAATATACAAATAATTGCAACAAACTATACTTTTTGCTATACTCAATTGGGGTTTAGGACACGCCACAAGGTCTATTCCGCTTATCAACTACTTACTTAAAAAACAGTATAAACTAATTATTTGTAGCGATGGAGATGCTTTAGCTCTACTACAAAAAGAATTTCCTCATCTCATTTTTGAAAAAACACCTGCTTACAATGCAAGCTATACCAAAAATAAAAATCAGCTTTTTATACATTTGGCTAAACAAATTCCTCACTTTATAAAAATTATAAAAGAAGAAAATAGGCTGTGTGAAAAATTGATAGAAAAACACCAAGCTAATTTTATTATTTCAGATAATAGATATGGATTTTACAATAAAAATATACACAGTGCTTTAATTTGCCATCAGTTGCGTTTGCTTTTTCCTCAATCTCGGTTATTTGAAAACATGGTAAATGCCAGCTATATTAACTTTTTAAAACCCTTTTCAGAAATTTGGATACCGGATATTGCTCCTCCAAAAAATTTAAGTGGCAGAATGAGCCAAACAAACTTAAAAAATACGCATTACATTGGTATAGATTCAAGATTTATAAAAACCAAACCTACTGAAAGTATAAATATTCTTGCGGTAATTTCTGGTCCTGAACCTCAAAGAACGCTTTTAGAACAAAAAATATACACGCAACTACAAAATATAGAGGGAAACCACCTGATAGTTAGAGGCACAAAACAAAAAAGTGAAGTTGTAAATACTGAAAATATAACGGTGGTAGATTTAGCCACTACTCAGCAACTAAACCAGTGGCTTATAAATGCCGAAACTGTGATAAGTAGATGTGGCTATACTACTATAATGGATTTAATAAAATTAAATAAAAAAGCTATTTTAATTCCCACTCCCGCCCAGCCAGAGCAAGAGCATTTAGCTCAAAAACTGATGAAAAACAAATGGTTTTTATCTGCGAAACAAGATGAACTTAATATAGCAGCAACACAAAAACAGCTTATTAATTATGCTCCGCCTAATATTTCATTAGGTTATAATGAAGAGATAATAGATGCTTTTGTAATACCGATTAGAAATATATAGAGGAAATAAACCAAACGCTTCTTCAACATTAATGTATTTCCAGTCCAAGGGGTTTAAACCCCTTGAATAAACCCCTTGGATTGGAAATTGAAAAAACATAAATGACGTGAGTTTCATCTATAAGTTTATATTTGAAGGTTGTCAATATATATGAAAAGTGCTTGATTTATATGGTATAATGCCGATTATGAATATATAACAAACCAATATCGGCTTCGCCTTATTGTACTAAATACTTTTATCTACCGACATTTACCATTGTAAAATTAGGCTATTTCGGAGTATAAGATGTTCCTTTGTCGGAAGATAATTCCTTTTTCTTAATATCTACTTTTTGTTTTATTAAAAGCAGTTTTTCCATTTCTTCAGCAGAAGCGGTTTTAATTTTATCTAAAATTTGCCTTTCAAGCAGTTTTATTTTAAAGAAATTGAGCCAGTGCAATTCTGTATTTATATCTTCTTTATAAATTTCATTTTTTGTGGTGGTAAAAACTTTCTTTTTTACCCAGCCCTCACTCAGGGCATCATCATATTTATTCAAATTGCCCATTATTAAAGTTATAGCCAAATTGCTTATTTCTTCATCTTGATGATTAATAAAATAATCGCTGAGCTTGGTTTCTTCTTTATTTAGCTCTTTAGATAGCTTTATTATTTTTAGATGCAATTCATTTTCTAACGGAACACTTTCTAACTTCCCAAAAATATATTCGTAAGTCATTAAATCATCACTATACCTGTTGTCTCCATACTCTAAAAGTGTGCGTATAACTTCTCTTTCGTATTTTTCTATATTAATTCCTGCGTCTAATAATTCTTCATCTTTTTTAGCCAAATTTTCTTCTAAACCCACATTTTCTTCTACTATATCATCTGTTTTGTTCTGCTCTTTCCTTCTATTTTTAATTATTTCTTTGCGAGTTTTATTAGCTTCATTAATTAAAATTTGTTCGCTTACTTGCATTAAAGTAGCGGTTTCTTTTATGTAGAGCGAACGTTTTATGGCATCGGGTATTTTAGAAATACTGGCTATAATATCCGTTATAACGGCTGCTTTTTTTACGGGATTATTTTCTGCATCTTTTAGCAAAAGTTTAGTTTTAAAAAAGATAAAATCTTCTTGATTTTCAGCTATAAATTTTAAAAAATCTTCTTTGTCATTTTTTTGAGCAAAAGAATCCGGGTCTTCATTTTCGGGCAGTAAAACTACTTGAACATTTAAACCATTCTCTAAAATAATATCTATACCACGAAGTGCTGCTTTTATTCCGGCATTATCGCCATCGTATAAAACGGTAATGTTTGGAGAGTATCTTCTTATTAGTTTAACTTGATTTTCTGTTAAAGAAGTACCACTTGATGCCACTACATTTTCTATTCCCATTTGATGCATAGAAATAACATCTGTATAACCTTCTACTAAAAAACAATTTTCTTGTTTTCTAATTTCATTTTTGGCAAAATAAATACCGTAAAGCACTTTGCTTTTGTCATAAATATCGGTATCGGGTGTGTTAATATATTTAGCTGTTTTGACATTACTTTTTAATATTCTCCCTCCAAAACCCAGCACTTTTCCACTAATGCCATGGATAGGAAACATAACTCTATCTCTAAAAAAATCAAGTTTTAAGTTTTCCTTTTTAGAACTTAATCCTGCATTTTGAAGCATTTCTAACAGATAACCTTTTTCAATGGCAGCATTTGTTAAAGCATCTTTTTGCTCTAAAGCATATCCTAAATCAAATTTTTGAATGGTATCTTTAGTGAAACCTCTTTCTGTAAAATAACTTAAACCTATAGCTTTGCCCGTTTCATTTTCAAACAAATTGGTTTTAAAAAAGTCTTTGGCAAATTCATTAACAATATACAAGCCTTCTCGCTTTGATTGCTGTTCAATCATTTCGGGGCTTTGTTCTGTTTCTTCTATTTTGATATTGTATTTTTGAGCTAAATATTTTAGTGCTTCTACATAGCTAAAATGCTCGTGTTCCATAACAAATTTAACGCTATCGCCAGCTTTGCCACAGCCAAAGCATTTATATATCTGTTTAGATGGCGAAATAACAAAAGAAGGTGTTTTTTCTTGATGAAAAGGGCAGTTTGCCTTGTAGTTGCTACCTGCTTTTTTCATAGAAATAAAGTCGGAAAGCACATCTACAATGTCTGCTTCATCATTAATTTTAGCTATGGTTTCTTTGCTAATCATTTATTACAAAGGTAAATAGAAAATTAGGCAATTTTTAAAATTGAATTATCTTTATGATTATCCGTAAAGATACTCATGAAGTATTTTATATTAACTTTTCTTTAGTAGAAAAGTTACAAAACCTGCCTTGACGGCAGTCAAGGAATTGCACTAAGTCTTCAGCACCCCATTAAAATCTCACAGGTCTTTGGAACATCAATTTAATGATTGTTTCCGTAAAAGGAATTTGGGATTCCGTATAAATTTTTCCGTTTCACTACAAAATTTTACGGAATGACGCCCCTGATATGATGATTTTTTTGAACTTTTAGTTCAAAAAAATCATCTCCTTGTTCTTCAAACAGTTTAATTTTTTACGGAGTTTTCGGTTAATGGGTGCCCCGCTTACAAACTTAAGGTGCACTTTTTATCTGACCTTAATCAAAAATACGTTAAGAAATGATGTAAAACAGACATCCAAAGTGAATGAAATTATAAAACAGTAAACAGACAAATTAGTATGCTTCTACAAATAAAAATACTTTAGGAAAACTAAAATTGAGCATACATTAATTTGTCCTCGTCTGTTTTATAGCATTTTAGTGTTTTTGATTACAGTCTTGATTTTTTGTTACTTTTGTATCAAGACAAAAGTAAAAGACCACAAACTGTAATTCAAATTACTTAAACGTCCCAAGATGCTATCTTAAAGTATAAATTATTGGTATAATAACGGATAGTCATATTTATCTTATAATAGCTATACTGGTTTTAGCTTTTTCTTTTACATCTTTAACAGTGCTTCCCGAAAATACATAATATATCCCCGTTCTGGCTCGCTTGCCATTCATATCATTGCCATCCCAAACAAACTTACCACCCAAGGCATAGCCTTCTTTAATTAATACTCCGTGAGTGTCGGTTATTTTTACATAAGAATCACTTATTAAACCTTCTATAGCTATTGGTCCTGTATATTCCGGACGTACAGGATTAGGGTAAGCCTTTATGTTTTCATAATTTTCTGCCGGTTCTGTGGCATCGCCCATGTAAGAAACCATGCCTCCGCTTGTAAAAATAAATACTTCGCCATTAAATTTATTTACGGTTATATCGTAAATTTCGGTATTAGGCAGTGGACTGTTTTCGGCATTAAAACTCAGTATTTCTTCTTTGCCGTCTTCGCTCATTAAAAACACACCAGCACTGGTGCCTATCCATTTTCTATTGGCACCATCTACCTCTATAGCACTTACTCTGTCTGTTTCAAAAAGATACTCGGTATATAGGTCTAATGTGCTGGTAATTCTATCTGAAATACGGCAAGTAGATGTGGCATCAAAAATTCTGCTTGGACAAGAAAAAACGGCAATACCTTGAGCTGTACCTACCCAAACTTCGCCATTTTTATCTAAAGCCATACTTAATACTGAATTGTTGGGTAAATTTCCTTGATTTCCATTAGTGGTTAGGGTTATTTTTTGCTCGCCAGAAGCACTTAAATTTTCGCCCTCTTTATATACTATTATGCCTTGCCCATTTTGAGCCACCCATTTTTGCTCACTATCGTCTATTAGTAAATCTACCATTTTTTGATTATCATTTCCTATACTGAAACTGTACCATTCATCATTTGGTGTTTTTACTTTTAATGCATTGTGGGTTTCGGGGTTTAGTACCCACGTGTTTCCTTTGCTATCTGTGGCTAAACCTGTTACTTTTTGTACTCCGGGGTTTAATAAAGCAGAACTTATAGGACTGTTAGAAGAATTATAAACTTTGCCCGTAGCAAAATCGCTAACAAGCAAACCCGTAAACATACCCACGTACAGCTTGTCTTCGTATTCATTATAAACTATTCTGGTAAACTCCTGAATAGGAAAATCGGTAGGTATAAAAGTATAAATATTGTAATTGTACCATATACCTTCTTCAAAAATATAAAAACCTCCTTCTACATTGTCCATTCCATCTACATTATTATTAATTCCACCCGAAGTAATAGCCATGCTATTTTTATAAGAAACAGCATTAAAACCTATGTTAGTAAATGGATTGTTGCCAATGCCTATTTTTTGCTCGTCTTTATAAATACCCAGTTTTTTATCGCCCATATAAATACTGTTTTGGGTTTTGATACAAACTTGTGGGTCTATTAAAAAAGAAGTGTTTAAAGAATCTATAACACTATTTTGTACACTATAAATATTTAAACCTTTAATAAAAGTTAGTGTTTCTGAAGCTTTTAAGCTTTTTAAGGGCAATGTATCTGTATAAATTGTTTGCCACATACCATTATGATAAAAAGCCAGCTCAGTAGAAATGCCGTACAAAGTATCGTTAAAACTTTCTATTTCGCTTAAACCACTTATATAGGGCACGGCATGATTCCATTGGGAATAATCAAGTAAATTGCCTGAACTTATAGATGCTTTTTTTAAACCTTGTGCTGTTAAAGCAAAAATAGTGTCTTGTACAATGGCACAATCCGTTACTTTTACTTGGTCGCCTGTAGAACCTATTACGTAGGTGTTGTCAATTTCTTCATTTTCAAGGTCTAAAACTACTATTCCAAAATCTGTACTTATGTATGCAAAACCATGGTTTGTATATATGCCATTAATGTTTTTAGAACTTGACGTTAGTTTGTTTTTTATATCAGGAATATTAATAATAGTATTGTCTTTAAATAAATCAATATTACTATTGTTATAGGCTATTATAAAAGTGTTAAAAGTACTGTCGTAGGCTATGTCTTGCACACCAAAATCGCTGAGCCCCGATGCTTTATCTAAAGTTCTGGTTGAGTTATCGGTAATATCGTAAAGAAAAACAGATTTTTCTGTTGCTCCCATAATGATATTTGGGGCATAAGTTAATTTCATTACATTATTATAATTAATGTGCATACGCCATGTGCCTATTTGCTGGGTTTTGGCAGTAAAACCCATAAGCAATAACAAACAGAATAAGGATGTTTTTATATTCATGAATTGCAAAGTAACACTAATTTCATTGTATAAACGGTATTATTAAAAGCATATTTTATAACATGGCATTATCTGCAAAACTATAATAGCCATTGTACGAAACAATTATGTGGTCTATTAATTTGATGTTGAGTAGCTGCCCTGCTTCTTTTATTTGTTTTGTTATTTTAATATCTGCTTGCGATGCCCGCATGCTTCCCGAAGGATGATTATGAATTAAAA
Coding sequences within:
- a CDS encoding ATPase; translated protein: MFDFKIFYRGAFILSLFGLLAFVFDLGFSNSPMSQKILEDIYFVLLGIGALAIILRYIEKGFKVPKKVLLFDAFYISFAALIFYDFLIAENSLITHPLLQSSAWIKLAVFLFFVREFFEIRFNFKRTVLNPAQLFVLSFLFIIVLGAFLLMMPNATNGNLSFIDALFTSTSAVCVTGLIVVDTATFFTEFGQFIILILIQIGGLGILTFASYFSYFFRGKSSYENQLTLSDMTNSKNLSEVFSTLKYIILITLTIEFSVATFIYFSVEEVAFPSFQKHAFFALFHSISAFCNAGFSTLTNNLYEDGFRYNYFMQLAVIAAFVLGGLGFPIVVNIMKFVSYHVRKLITFGKSKVVYKPWILNLNSRITLITTIALTVIGFIGFYALEYNNTLADHSGFGKIVTALFGATTPRTAGFNTIDMSKMLFPTTMLVFLLMWVGASPASTGGGIKTSTFAIAILNFISLAKGKSRIEVFRREISDISVSRAFATIALSLMVIGFGILIITIKDGRFGLMHIAFECFSAYSTVGLSLGITGGLSTLSKAVLIVIMFVGRVSMLSILIALFKKDKYKNYRYPKEEITIN
- a CDS encoding glycosyltransferase, which encodes MQQTILFAILNWGLGHATRSIPLINYLLKKQYKLIICSDGDALALLQKEFPHLIFEKTPAYNASYTKNKNQLFIHLAKQIPHFIKIIKEENRLCEKLIEKHQANFIISDNRYGFYNKNIHSALICHQLRLLFPQSRLFENMVNASYINFLKPFSEIWIPDIAPPKNLSGRMSQTNLKNTHYIGIDSRFIKTKPTESINILAVISGPEPQRTLLEQKIYTQLQNIEGNHLIVRGTKQKSEVVNTENITVVDLATTQQLNQWLINAETVISRCGYTTIMDLIKLNKKAILIPTPAQPEQEHLAQKLMKNKWFLSAKQDELNIAATQKQLINYAPPNISLGYNEEIIDAFVIPIRNI
- the murA gene encoding UDP-N-acetylglucosamine 1-carboxyvinyltransferase, with the protein product MLDQFEVTGGKKLKGNIIPQGAKNEALQVVCAVLLTAEKITMHNLPDIRDVNFLIKLLSDLGVKVEKIKEGSYTFQADDINLEYLHSEDFKKQGGSLRGSVMIMGPLLARFKKAYIPKPGGDKIGARPLDTHFIGFQKLGATFSYNKDDNFYTVLAENLEGRYMLMNEPSVTGTANIVMAAVMAKGKTTIYNAACEPYLQQLCGMLNSMGAKIKGVGSNLLEIEGVTELGGCTHTLLPDFIEVGSFIGLAATTQSEITIKNCRIDMLGPIPDVFKRLGIQMEFKGDDIYVPSQGVYEIQRMIDGSIPTIYDAPWPGFTPDLISIVLVAAIQAKGSVLIHQKMFDARLFFIDKLKDMGAQIILCDPHRATVIGIERKYKLRGIQMSSPDIRAGVALLIAALSAEGKSIISNIHQIDRGYQNIDGRLNAIGADIKRL
- a CDS encoding DNA primase; the protein is MISKETIAKINDEADIVDVLSDFISMKKAGSNYKANCPFHQEKTPSFVISPSKQIYKCFGCGKAGDSVKFVMEHEHFSYVEALKYLAQKYNIKIEETEQSPEMIEQQSKREGLYIVNEFAKDFFKTNLFENETGKAIGLSYFTERGFTKDTIQKFDLGYALEQKDALTNAAIEKGYLLEMLQNAGLSSKKENLKLDFFRDRVMFPIHGISGKVLGFGGRILKSNVKTAKYINTPDTDIYDKSKVLYGIYFAKNEIRKQENCFLVEGYTDVISMHQMGIENVVASSGTSLTENQVKLIRRYSPNITVLYDGDNAGIKAALRGIDIILENGLNVQVVLLPENEDPDSFAQKNDKEDFLKFIAENQEDFIFFKTKLLLKDAENNPVKKAAVITDIIASISKIPDAIKRSLYIKETATLMQVSEQILINEANKTRKEIIKNRRKEQNKTDDIVEENVGLEENLAKKDEELLDAGINIEKYEREVIRTLLEYGDNRYSDDLMTYEYIFGKLESVPLENELHLKIIKLSKELNKEETKLSDYFINHQDEEISNLAITLIMGNLNKYDDALSEGWVKKKVFTTTKNEIYKEDINTELHWLNFFKIKLLERQILDKIKTASAEEMEKLLLIKQKVDIKKKELSSDKGTSYTPK
- a CDS encoding TrkA family potassium uptake protein codes for the protein MKYIIVGLGNFGASLAQELTEMGHEVIGIDSRMAKVDTYKEKISHTICMDATDEFTMAGLPINDTDVFIVAIGEDQGANIMASAILKNFKVKRLISRAINNLHEKVLHAIGVDEIVHPEQETAERWAKKLNLRNVVDSFELSDNFSIIETEVPLNFVGKTLAEVDFRKNFNILLLTTIKKEEVKSLIGKTRLETKVQGVAQNNIAFEEKDILVLYGNNKDLERFLKKKSED